The following coding sequences lie in one Anoplolepis gracilipes chromosome 4, ASM4749672v1, whole genome shotgun sequence genomic window:
- the LOC140664739 gene encoding E3 ubiquitin-protein ligase RNF185 — protein sequence MSRTREQAGPSKSSGSAEEKEKDDRMFECNICLDTAKDAVVSMCGHLFCWPCLHQWLETRPTRQVCPVCKAAISKDKVIPLYGRGATKHEDPRNNVPPRPAGQRSEPEANVGFSGFGFGDGSYMSFGIGTFPFAFFTSTFNFGEARPSAAPRGTPQYEEEQFLSKVFLWLAVIFICWLLMA from the exons ATGAGTAGGACAAGGGAACAAGCAGGCCCGTCCAAATCGTCGGGATCCGcggaggaaaaagaaaaggatgaCAGGATGTTTGAGTGcaatatttgtttagataCTGCAAAGGATGCGGTAGTCAGTATGTGCGGCCACCTCTTTTG TTGGCCGTGTCTGCATCAGTGGTTGGAAACTAGACCCACTAGGCAGGTTTGTCCAGTATGCAAAGCTGCCATAAGCAAAGACAAAGTCATTCCATTATATGGACGTGGTGCCACAAAACATGAGGATCCgag GAACAACGTACCACCACGCCCAGCCGGTCAAAGATCAGAGCCAGAGGCCAATGTCGGCTTCTCCGGTTTCGGTTTTGGCGATGGTTCCTACATGTCCTTCGGCATCGGCACTTTTCCGTTTGCTTTTTTCACATCGACTTTTAACTTTGGAGAAGCACGACCAAGCGCAG ctCCCAGGGGCACGCCACAATATGAGGAAGAGCAGTTTTtatctaaagtatttttatggTTAGCAGTAATATTCATCTGCTGGCTATTGATGGCGTAA
- the LOC140664711 gene encoding selenoprotein M-like, whose translation MASAITVNYLLVLVLTLVVFLVSLANSADNYYAFAKVESCSGCSLNRLPDVKQFIFEDLPNYNNVEFRHVQGAIPELVLFNKHEEEVERLVLSRLTREECNKLLISKGFSKKSKENKDEM comes from the exons ATGGCATCTGCTATAACTGTTAACTATCTTTTGGTACTTGTGCTAACACTCGTAGTTTTTCTTGTTTCTCTCGCGAATTCTGCAGACAATTATTACGCGTTTGCGAAAGTCGAG aGTTGTAGTGGCTGCTCGCTCAACCGACTGCCGGATGTCAAGCAATTTATCTTTGAGGATCTGCCAAACTA caATAATGTGGAATTCAGACATGTACAAGGTGCAATTCCAGAACTTGTATTGTTCAACAAACACGAAGAG GAAGTGGAACGATTGGTGTTATCTAGATTGACTAGGGAAGAATGTAATAAGCTGTTAATCTCTAAAGGTTTCAGTAAAAAATCCAAAGAAAATAAGGATGAGATGTAA